The following are encoded in a window of Negativicutes bacterium genomic DNA:
- a CDS encoding type I secretion system permease/ATPase, which produces MTSQVNNQNSFVPIDTALVSLVAIAKFHGIPADINQLRRAYVVDGNLMDTLTMLRASKDIGLKSRELTIEKERLISMPFPAVLQLTNGNYIVVLRAEQERLLIVDPYQDTPVLIQIKNLFNAWEGKIVLFTKRHQAKQEEHKFNLFWFVPVVLKYKKFLGQVLFLSLILQVFGLISPIFTQVIIDKVLVHKSLSTLDVLVIGMIIISLFQTIITGFRSYLFTHTTNKVDVVLSTKLYKHITALPIKYFDKWQVGEVVTRVRELETVRQFITGSGLTIVLDTIFTVVYIFAMFNYSAKLSLIVLLMLPIFILLNIIVVPIYRKRLNDNFTAKTENQAFIIETVTGIEAVKSLAVDVNFSQRWEQMLSRYIKSAFATANLANIAGNIGGFVKQFFSIFVLWYGANLVMKNEITVGELVAFQMLSGQVTEPVLRIVNMWQSFQQTKVSIDRLGDILNEANEASFNPNRTTLPRIKGDIFFDRVSFRYRPDMAEVLYQLNLDITAGMKIGIVGRSGSGKSTLTKMIQRLYLPDSGRILIDGVDLAQVEPAWLRRQIGVVLQDNYLFNGTIAENIAIAAKQASIEEIETVAKISGADEFINKLPNGYNTPVGERGTALSGGQKQRIAIARALITDPKILIFDEATSALDFESEKIIMNNLDKIAQGRTLIMIAHRLSTVQSCDQIIVLDHGRLIEKGKHDELMFNKSAYFNLYNQQMVSI; this is translated from the coding sequence GTGACTAGTCAAGTTAATAATCAAAATTCCTTTGTTCCAATTGATACAGCTTTAGTCTCCTTAGTGGCCATTGCAAAATTTCATGGTATTCCGGCGGATATAAACCAATTGCGTCGGGCCTATGTAGTTGATGGAAATTTGATGGATACTTTAACAATGCTAAGAGCCTCCAAGGATATCGGCTTAAAGTCACGTGAACTTACTATTGAGAAAGAACGTCTAATCAGCATGCCTTTCCCGGCTGTTTTACAATTAACAAATGGTAATTATATCGTTGTTTTAAGAGCTGAACAAGAACGTTTATTGATAGTAGATCCTTATCAAGATACTCCGGTTTTAATTCAAATCAAAAATTTATTTAATGCTTGGGAAGGGAAAATTGTCTTATTTACTAAACGCCATCAAGCCAAACAAGAAGAACATAAATTTAATTTATTTTGGTTTGTACCGGTGGTTTTGAAATATAAAAAATTTTTAGGACAAGTATTGTTTTTAAGTTTAATCCTACAAGTTTTTGGATTAATATCGCCAATATTTACTCAGGTAATTATTGATAAGGTTTTAGTTCATAAAAGCTTATCAACTTTAGATGTATTAGTTATTGGGATGATAATAATATCGTTATTCCAAACTATTATAACTGGGTTTAGAAGTTATCTATTTACACATACAACTAATAAGGTTGATGTGGTATTGAGTACAAAGTTATATAAACATATTACGGCTTTACCAATAAAATATTTCGATAAATGGCAAGTTGGTGAAGTTGTTACAAGAGTAAGAGAATTAGAAACAGTAAGGCAGTTTATTACCGGCTCTGGTTTAACAATAGTGCTTGATACAATCTTTACAGTAGTTTATATTTTTGCAATGTTTAACTATAGTGCAAAGCTAAGTTTAATTGTATTGTTAATGCTTCCGATCTTTATTTTGTTAAATATCATCGTGGTGCCAATTTATCGTAAGCGCTTAAATGATAATTTTACAGCAAAAACAGAGAATCAAGCTTTTATTATTGAAACTGTAACCGGGATTGAAGCAGTAAAATCATTAGCTGTAGATGTTAACTTTAGCCAAAGGTGGGAGCAAATGCTTTCCCGATATATCAAATCAGCTTTTGCTACGGCAAACCTAGCTAATATTGCCGGTAATATTGGTGGCTTTGTTAAACAGTTTTTTTCAATTTTTGTATTGTGGTATGGTGCAAATTTAGTTATGAAAAATGAAATCACTGTTGGTGAACTAGTCGCATTTCAAATGCTTTCCGGTCAAGTTACTGAACCGGTGTTAAGGATAGTTAATATGTGGCAAAGTTTTCAACAAACGAAGGTTTCGATTGATCGACTAGGTGATATTCTTAATGAAGCTAATGAAGCATCGTTTAATCCTAATCGTACTACTTTGCCAAGAATAAAAGGTGATATTTTCTTTGATCGAGTTAGTTTCCGTTATCGTCCGGACATGGCAGAAGTGTTGTATCAACTTAATCTCGATATAACAGCAGGTATGAAAATTGGAATAGTAGGGCGATCAGGCTCAGGGAAAAGTACTTTAACGAAAATGATTCAACGGCTCTATTTACCTGATTCTGGTAGAATTCTTATTGATGGTGTTGATTTAGCACAAGTTGAGCCGGCATGGCTAAGAAGACAGATTGGTGTTGTGTTACAGGATAACTACTTATTTAATGGAACTATTGCCGAAAACATTGCTATTGCCGCTAAACAAGCTAGTATCGAAGAAATAGAGACTGTTGCTAAAATAAGCGGTGCTGATGAATTTATCAACAAATTGCCTAATGGTTATAATACACCAGTTGGTGAAAGAGGCACAGCGTTGTCAGGAGGACAAAAACAAAGAATTGCTATTGCCAGAGCATTGATAACTGATCCAAAAATTTTAATTTTTGATGAAGCAACTTCGGCTCTAGATTTTGAATCTGAAAAAATAATAATGAATAATCTTGATAAAATTGCACAAGGTAGAACTCTTATTATGATAGCGCATCGTTTATCAACAGTGCAAAGCTGTGATCAAATAATTGTCCTTGATCATGGACGGTTGATTGAAAAAGGTAAACATGATGAGTTGATGTTTAATAAAAGTGCTTACTTCAATTTATATAACCAACAAATGGTTTCAATATAA